GAGTTGCTACTATCGCCGATTTACGCAAAATAGAACCCGATAAACTACCGATGGGCATGGGCATGGGCGGTGCATGGCCAATTGTAGACGGGGTTGTAATTCCCGACGACCAATACCTTTTATATGAAGCGGGAAAGTATAATGATATTCCAATTTTGGTGGGTTATAATTCCGACGAAGGTGCAAGTTTTTCAAGGGAAAAAACTCCTGAAGAATATTTCGAAGGTGTAAAAACCCGGTATGGTAAGTTTGCTGATGACCTGATAAAAGTTTATCCGGCTGCTGAAACGTCGGTTCCGAAAACAGCCCGTGATCTGGCTCGCGATGCCGCCTTTGGCTGGCAAACATGGATCTGGGCACGACTTCAAAGCAAGACGGGAAAATCAAAAGTATTCTATTACTATTTCGACCAGCACCCCGATTATCCCAAAGATTCACCGCGTTATGGTTTTGGCTCTCCACACGGTCAGGATGTGGCATATGTTTTTATGCAACTCGATAAATCGAAACCGGAGACTACACAATCTGACTTTGAAATTTCGGAAGCCATGGGAACATACTGGACTAATTTTGCGAAGTATGGCGACCCTAATGGCAAAGGAGTTCCGATGTGGCTAGCTTTCAGCGATGCCAATCCTGAGGTAATGTATTTGGGGCCAACACCTCACATCGGACCAGTTCCGAGTGCTGAATCGCTTAAAGTCCTCGATGAGTATTTCAGTTGGAGACGCACAGCGGAAGGAAAAGACTGGGCTAAATAAAAGCGTTTTTCATTCCTGAAGGCTTTACAGCAATGAATAATAATATGCAAAGCTTTTTCCTTCGCCTTTCAGTAGTAATAATATTTCATTTACTATTCAAACAGGGCGATCAGACATTTTCAGGTGCGTTTGAACCAAGCCTAAGAAGTCTGGTATTCAGCCTATATTTTGTTATTTACTGGATGCTTTTCTGGAAAGTCTGCAGCTTGATCTACAACAAGCTTGTTAGAAATTCACAGGACAAGAGAATATGGTACCGCAGGCTTTTTCTAGTAACTATGGTCATGTTGCTACTTGTCATTGCAGGATCGATGATCTTTAGCTATGGATATGCTTTGATGGACGACCTATTCGGAATTGTAAGCACAGATGATGTGCCATTTTTAAATCCGGCCTTATTTGGCTCATTTGATATTTTAAAATCAATCAAAATAAATCCCGAATTACTTTTTGGATTCATATTGTTTTTCATACTGGTATATGGAGCTCATATTTTTATTACTTCAGTAAAGAATATGAAAGAATTGGAGGTTGCAGCGGCTCAGCAGAAGAAGGAGAGTATTACTGCCCAATATACAGCGCTTAAAAATCAGGTTGATCCTCACTTCTTCTTTAACAGTTTAAGTGTACTGTCATCATTGATTTATGAAGATACTGAACTTTCAGCTGCTTATATTTCACATTTGGCGAAACATTATCGTTATATCCTTGAAACAAATACCGATAATGTTGTCATCGTTGAAAAAGAGCTTGAAATACTGGATTCCTACTATTTCCTGATTAAAATCCGTTATCAGGATCTTATCAATTTAATTGTGAAACTGACGGCACAAACCAGATCAGGATGCAGAATACTCCCTCACTCACTTCTGATGCTCGCTGAGAATGCTGTGAAACATAACGTATTTACAAAGGAGAACCTGTTGGTAGTTGAGATCCTTGAAGATGAAGAATATATTATTGTACGCAATAATATAAGCAGACGTAAATTGTTGCAGGAATCAACAGGTATTGGATTGAAAAATATCAGAAAGAGATATGCCCTGGAAAGCAATAAGGAGGTGCTTATAGAGGAATCAGGTAATTATTTTGTTGTAAAACTTCCCAAACTCAGTTGAAGTATGAAGATATTGATTATAGAAGATGAGCAACGCACTGCAGATCTGATCATAAGGTTTATAAAACAATACGATAACTCATATTCTGTACTTGCAGTGATTGATTCGGTTGCAACGGGAATGCAATGGTTTATACACAATACTGAGATGCCAGACCTAATTCTTGCAGATATCCAGCTGACCGACGGAACGTCATTTGATCTTTTTGATCAGGTGAATTTGAAACTTCCTGTGATATTTATAACTGCCTATAACGAATTTGCATTAAATGCCTTCAGGTTGAACAGTATTGATTATTTACTGAAACCATTGAATTCTGATGATCTAAAAAAGGCTTTTGACAAATTTATTAGAACGAAGGAAGCATATCTGAAAGTAAATCTTAAAGAGTATAATCAAATCATTTCGACGGGTCAGAAAACCTATAAGCGGAGGTTTCTTGTAAAGTCGGGCAATAATTACAAATACCTTTCATCAGATGAAATTGCATTTTTCTTTGCTGAAGATGGACTGGTGTTTGCAGGATTACTGAAAGGGGGAAGATCAATTGTAGAACACAGTATTACTGAATTGAGTGATTTACTTGATCCTGAACAGTTTTTTCAGGTAAACCGAAATACCATTGCAAGTATTAAAGCTATTAATAAATTTTCAGGCTATTTTAACCGCCGGCTGATCATGCAACTCCTGCCTGACAATCATGAAGTTATAGTAAGCCGTGAAAGGGTTCAGGGCTTCAAAGAGTGGCTTAATAAATAAGACCCCTGTCCAATCCGCATCCGCAGAAGTACAATTCAGGTTATGAAATGTCCCGCTTCCGGGAATTATCTTGTATATCTGATATAACCATATCTATTTTTATCCTCTGAAGTATGCTATAAATAAATCTTAAATGAGATAATTATGGAGAAAAATGAGAGAAATGATTTTGGGAGAAATTTCCTCTGGCTTCTGTTAGGATGCATCTTTCTATTGTTTATGGGCGGCAAATGGAACCTCCCGGTCACAACCTGGATCGGTTCAATATTCTTTCTGAGATATTTCAGGATGCAACCCGGATCCCGGGGAATCCTGCTGGCTTTCCCATTTATCCTATTGACTTCACATATCTGGTTCATAGGTCTTGCTGAACAGGTGGAACCGGGATTTAAAATTCTCATTGCTGTAAGCTTTACACTTTATATAATGATCCCATGCCTTGTTGACCGGCTCCTGTACCGAAAAATCAACAGTCAGCTCCTTTCAACCATGGTATATCCTGCTTCCCTTATTGTGATACAGTTCCTCCTCTCATATGTTGAACAACTAGGGACCATACTTCACTGGACCGGGTCAATGTTCTCGCTAAAACCTCTTATACAGCTTGTTTCAATAACAGGAATATGGGGTCCCTCCTTCCTTGTCGGATGGTTAGCCTCCATAATCAATTTGTTATGGGAAGAAAAATTCGAACTGAAGAAAGTTAAAATCCCTGTTACTGTATTCACAGGACTTTTCCTTCTGATAGTAATGTGGGGCAGTATCCGCCTGGCTTTCTTTGCTCCGGATTCTGGCACGGTCAAGGTTGGATCAGTAATAGTCGGCTTTGAAGAAGACAATATGTTCTATATATATGAAGATGATAAGTCGGAGGCAGATAAGCTCAGGGAGAAAGAAAAATACCGTGCCTTAACATTTAAGGTTCAGGATGAATTGTTTGCTACTTCAGAAAAGCTCATTCCTTCAGGGATCAGAATTCTCTCATGGGCAAGTGGCAATGCTGTTGTGTTTGCAGAGGATGAGGCTGCATTAATAAACCGTATGCAGAATTTCGCCAGGGAAAATCAGATTTACTTTTTCCCCAGCCTGCTTGTACTCGGTGATTACAAAGGGCCTGATCAGAATCATGTACTTGCAATCCGGCCCGACGGGCAGATCGAATACGATCATTACAAAGGAAGAAATCCAAATGCCAGTTTTTACAGAGGTAACATGGTCGAAATAATCAACACTCCTTATGGGAGAATTGCCTCACCAATCTGTTTCGAGATGGAATTTCACCGCTTTATAAGACAAGCAGGTAAAAAAGGTGTGGACATCCTTATTGTTCCTGGAGACGAACCAGCCAGAGGAGCAGCAAACATGCATACTGAAATATCAATGTTCCGTGCTGTTGAAAACGGATGCTCAATGCTTAGAACAACTCTTGAGGGACTCACGATGGGAGCAGACTACCAGGGAAGAGTTCTTTCTCAATTGGATTTTTATAAAACATTGAAAAACAGGTCTATTATTACTGAGTTACCTG
This genomic stretch from Bacteroidales bacterium harbors:
- a CDS encoding sensor histidine kinase produces the protein MQSFFLRLSVVIIFHLLFKQGDQTFSGAFEPSLRSLVFSLYFVIYWMLFWKVCSLIYNKLVRNSQDKRIWYRRLFLVTMVMLLLVIAGSMIFSYGYALMDDLFGIVSTDDVPFLNPALFGSFDILKSIKINPELLFGFILFFILVYGAHIFITSVKNMKELEVAAAQQKKESITAQYTALKNQVDPHFFFNSLSVLSSLIYEDTELSAAYISHLAKHYRYILETNTDNVVIVEKELEILDSYYFLIKIRYQDLINLIVKLTAQTRSGCRILPHSLLMLAENAVKHNVFTKENLLVVEILEDEEYIIVRNNISRRKLLQESTGIGLKNIRKRYALESNKEVLIEESGNYFVVKLPKLS
- a CDS encoding response regulator transcription factor; translation: MKILIIEDEQRTADLIIRFIKQYDNSYSVLAVIDSVATGMQWFIHNTEMPDLILADIQLTDGTSFDLFDQVNLKLPVIFITAYNEFALNAFRLNSIDYLLKPLNSDDLKKAFDKFIRTKEAYLKVNLKEYNQIISTGQKTYKRRFLVKSGNNYKYLSSDEIAFFFAEDGLVFAGLLKGGRSIVEHSITELSDLLDPEQFFQVNRNTIASIKAINKFSGYFNRRLIMQLLPDNHEVIVSRERVQGFKEWLNK